The following coding sequences lie in one Corallococcus macrosporus genomic window:
- the asnB gene encoding asparagine synthase (glutamine-hydrolyzing): protein MCGIAGIFGRPERALLERMTSRIKHRGPDGQGTCLVGHAGLGSTRLSLLDFAGGAQPMSGEGGLTLVFNGELYNHEEVRRGLEREGQPFRTRGDTEVLLRALERRGLACLEDLEGMYAFAVSDGERLTLARDAFGIKPLYYALVDGGRRLLFASELKALLVDPALPRELDRAALFEWATFRFLLGERTLFKSVRQVPPGGTLEVSLRPDGTLELRPGQHSVPRPLTLPASEEERVALLIERLAGSVRQQHVADHPVGLFLSGGVDSSLLSALLARAGVQHLHTFSLADDAEHLDLDVSRRLAERLGTQHHEYVFSAAELLETLPRAVCALEGPAEPTIVESAAPRIRHHVKAVLCGDGADELFAGYMTHATPGPWVKACAENYNRMIRAGDVPSDECASTKATLRKLVTPQSDAAREAFHRFFLEGQLTDGHLRVWDLGSMASGLEVRVPYLDRGIRDLALSLPWEQRIRGRTYKALLRAAARRVLPDSMAAEIVDRPKLAAPSAVRRTAEELSRVAGEMLAADGLTHHPLHRYCAAPAQRLLLDLFVYLFVGHGGEVPDGFRWKALYTEHRRELELALDKAVGSASAF, encoded by the coding sequence GTGTGTGGGATTGCTGGCATCTTCGGTAGGCCGGAGCGTGCGCTGCTCGAGCGCATGACCTCGCGGATCAAGCACCGGGGTCCGGACGGGCAGGGCACCTGCCTGGTCGGGCACGCGGGCCTGGGCAGCACGCGGCTGAGCCTGCTCGACTTCGCGGGTGGCGCGCAGCCCATGTCCGGCGAGGGCGGGCTGACGCTCGTCTTCAACGGCGAGCTCTACAATCACGAGGAGGTGCGCCGAGGCCTCGAGCGCGAGGGACAGCCGTTCCGGACACGCGGCGACACCGAGGTGCTGCTCCGCGCCCTGGAGCGGCGGGGGCTGGCCTGCCTGGAGGACCTCGAGGGCATGTATGCCTTCGCGGTGTCGGACGGCGAGCGACTCACCCTCGCGCGTGACGCCTTTGGCATCAAGCCGCTGTATTACGCGCTCGTGGACGGGGGCCGCCGGCTGCTGTTCGCCTCGGAGCTCAAGGCCCTGCTGGTGGACCCGGCGCTGCCGCGGGAGCTGGACCGTGCCGCGCTCTTCGAGTGGGCCACCTTCCGCTTCCTCCTCGGCGAGCGCACCCTCTTCAAGAGCGTGAGGCAGGTCCCGCCCGGAGGCACGCTCGAGGTCTCACTCCGGCCGGATGGCACGCTCGAGCTGCGCCCTGGACAGCACAGTGTTCCGCGTCCGCTCACGCTGCCCGCGAGCGAAGAGGAGCGGGTGGCGCTGTTGATCGAGCGGCTCGCGGGCTCGGTGCGGCAGCAGCATGTGGCGGATCACCCGGTGGGCCTCTTCCTCTCCGGTGGAGTGGACAGCTCCCTGCTGTCCGCGCTGCTGGCGCGAGCGGGTGTTCAACACCTGCACACCTTCAGCCTGGCGGATGATGCCGAGCACCTGGACCTCGACGTGAGCCGAAGGCTCGCGGAGCGCCTGGGCACCCAGCATCATGAGTATGTCTTCAGCGCGGCCGAGTTGCTCGAGACCTTGCCTCGCGCTGTCTGCGCGCTGGAGGGGCCGGCCGAGCCCACCATCGTCGAGTCCGCCGCACCGCGCATCCGTCACCACGTCAAGGCGGTGCTGTGTGGCGATGGGGCCGATGAGCTCTTCGCGGGCTACATGACCCACGCCACGCCGGGCCCCTGGGTGAAGGCCTGCGCGGAGAACTACAACCGGATGATCCGAGCGGGTGACGTGCCCTCGGACGAGTGTGCCTCCACCAAGGCGACGCTGCGGAAGCTGGTCACGCCCCAGTCCGACGCCGCGCGCGAGGCCTTCCACCGCTTCTTCCTGGAAGGGCAGCTCACGGATGGGCACCTGCGCGTGTGGGATCTCGGCTCCATGGCGAGTGGCCTGGAGGTCCGGGTGCCCTACCTGGACAGGGGGATCCGCGACCTGGCGCTCTCGCTGCCATGGGAGCAGCGCATCCGGGGACGTACCTACAAGGCGCTCCTGCGCGCAGCGGCCCGCAGGGTGCTGCCTGATTCCATGGCTGCCGAGATCGTCGACAGACCCAAGCTCGCGGCTCCCTCCGCGGTCCGTCGCACGGCGGAGGAGCTCAGCCGCGTGGCTGGGGAGATGTTGGCGGCGGATGGCCTGACGCACCACCCGCTGCACAGGTACTGCGCCGCGCCAGCCCAGCGACTCCTGCTGGACCTGTTCGTGTATCTCTTCGTCGGCCATGGGGGAGAGGTGCCTGACGGCTTCCGCTGGAAGGCGCTCTACACCGAGCACCGGCGCGAGCTGGAATTGGCGCTCGACAAGGCCGTGGGCAGCGCCAGCGCGTTCTAG
- a CDS encoding PqqD family peptide modification chaperone: protein MRICAIVKYPPIQGGVSAQSYWMCRALAEAGHEVHVVTNADEVEDDYRLMLTADDRSWLEPTFGQGRVRVHRTEAHSPAFLHVPQSNPFLGKLAGLATEVIRRHGCEVIFSYYLEPYGVAAHLASAWTGVPYLVRNAGSDLGRLMNRPGLGTTYHEVLKHAQGVCVGNPLMFMGMGVHPDNIYRGVPPDLIRKCFSPDVEPLDLNGYLSELLRDHPHLVNNPRPIDPSLPVIGIYGKVGVVKGTYDLLSALGLLRKEGLRFNLVVLTRGRRMLPLLKAIEEQGLSEQSWVLPFVAHWKVARFIRACRAVCFLERDFPITFHAPTVPKEVLACGTCLVLSGEVAAKQPFRERLVSGQNVLLVPDPKVHGELAAALRRAIEDPAGARAIGLRGMELLDGLPQRDLAAEYTRLFEDVLARHRGQPRTMTAADRGVPADRTEALRRTVPVLLEALGERADARVQAFLDAHPEAHANPFVDAVAFCRWVGSAEPSLAEAARWAGLIAWMGHFSAEDGGQPPFDFPDLWESMKGEVPAERLRALVPLRSRWVRMERFSALPPGVLGGGQGSGGEATVLFHKRPNLYGHHFRVNPFTAELVSQCDGARTVGELVEGYRRRHERSADQVERAVLEALERFHREGLVIFTEKRPAAPVEA from the coding sequence AGGCCACGAAGTCCATGTGGTGACCAACGCGGACGAAGTCGAGGACGACTACCGGCTCATGCTCACGGCCGACGATCGCTCCTGGTTGGAGCCGACCTTCGGCCAGGGACGGGTGCGCGTCCACCGGACCGAGGCCCACTCTCCGGCCTTCCTGCACGTGCCGCAGAGTAATCCGTTTCTCGGCAAGCTCGCCGGGCTGGCCACGGAGGTCATCCGCCGGCACGGCTGCGAGGTCATCTTCAGCTACTACCTGGAGCCCTATGGCGTCGCGGCGCACCTGGCCTCGGCCTGGACGGGCGTGCCGTACCTGGTGCGCAACGCCGGCAGCGACCTGGGCCGGCTGATGAACCGGCCGGGCCTTGGCACCACGTACCATGAGGTCCTGAAGCACGCGCAGGGCGTCTGTGTCGGCAATCCCTTGATGTTCATGGGCATGGGAGTGCACCCCGACAACATCTACCGTGGCGTGCCCCCGGATCTCATCCGCAAGTGCTTCAGCCCCGACGTGGAGCCGCTGGACCTCAATGGCTACCTCAGCGAGCTGCTCCGCGATCATCCGCACCTGGTGAACAACCCGCGCCCGATCGACCCGTCGCTGCCAGTGATTGGCATCTACGGCAAGGTGGGCGTCGTCAAGGGGACGTATGATCTGCTGAGCGCGCTCGGCCTGCTTCGCAAGGAGGGGTTGCGCTTCAACCTGGTGGTCCTCACTCGCGGCCGCAGGATGTTGCCCCTGCTCAAGGCCATCGAGGAGCAGGGCCTGTCGGAGCAGTCCTGGGTGTTGCCCTTCGTCGCGCACTGGAAGGTGGCGCGCTTCATCCGCGCCTGCCGCGCGGTGTGCTTCCTGGAGCGCGATTTTCCCATCACCTTCCATGCGCCCACGGTGCCCAAGGAGGTGCTCGCCTGTGGCACCTGCCTCGTGCTCTCCGGGGAGGTCGCCGCCAAGCAGCCGTTCCGCGAGCGCCTGGTCTCCGGCCAGAACGTGCTCCTGGTGCCCGACCCGAAGGTGCACGGCGAGCTGGCGGCGGCGCTGCGCCGGGCCATCGAGGATCCGGCCGGTGCGCGAGCCATCGGCCTGCGCGGCATGGAGCTGCTGGACGGACTGCCCCAGCGGGACCTCGCCGCCGAGTACACGCGCCTCTTCGAGGACGTCCTCGCCCGGCACCGGGGCCAGCCCCGGACCATGACCGCGGCCGATCGCGGCGTGCCCGCGGACCGCACCGAGGCGCTGCGACGCACCGTTCCCGTGCTGCTCGAGGCCCTGGGGGAGCGGGCCGACGCGAGGGTCCAGGCCTTCCTGGACGCCCACCCGGAGGCGCACGCCAACCCCTTCGTCGACGCGGTCGCGTTCTGCCGGTGGGTCGGCTCGGCGGAGCCGTCCCTGGCGGAGGCTGCCCGCTGGGCGGGGCTTATCGCGTGGATGGGCCACTTCAGCGCCGAGGACGGGGGACAGCCGCCATTCGACTTCCCGGACCTCTGGGAGTCGATGAAGGGAGAGGTCCCCGCCGAGCGGCTGCGAGCCCTGGTTCCGCTGCGCAGCAGGTGGGTGCGGATGGAGCGCTTCAGCGCCCTGCCGCCCGGGGTGCTCGGCGGCGGGCAGGGTTCAGGAGGAGAGGCGACCGTGCTCTTCCACAAGCGGCCCAACCTCTACGGGCACCACTTCCGGGTCAACCCCTTCACCGCGGAGCTGGTCTCGCAGTGCGACGGTGCGCGCACGGTGGGGGAGCTGGTCGAAGGCTATCGGCGCCGGCACGAGCGCTCCGCGGATCAGGTGGAGCGCGCCGTGCTGGAGGCACTCGAACGGTTCCACCGCGAGGGCCTGGTGATCTTCACCGAGAAGAGACCGGCCGCGCCCGTGGAGGCGTGA